In Sphingobacterium sp. PCS056, the following proteins share a genomic window:
- a CDS encoding single-stranded DNA-binding protein, which yields MSGVNKVILVGHLGKDPEIRYLDNNVSVASFPLATSENFNRDGKRVEQTEWHTVVLWRGLADVAAKYLTKGKLVYIEGRLRTRSYEDKEGIRRYSTEIVAENFTLLGRKSDFEPTAAAPAQTHAEKIENKEIEVDFTENENDSDPLPF from the coding sequence ATGTCAGGAGTCAACAAAGTTATTCTAGTAGGCCATTTAGGCAAAGATCCAGAAATTAGATATTTAGATAATAATGTCTCTGTTGCGAGTTTTCCATTAGCAACATCAGAGAATTTTAATAGAGATGGAAAAAGAGTAGAGCAAACGGAGTGGCATACAGTTGTTCTATGGCGCGGATTAGCGGATGTAGCCGCAAAATATCTGACAAAAGGTAAATTGGTATATATTGAGGGACGACTCAGGACGCGTTCCTATGAAGATAAAGAAGGCATAAGACGTTACTCAACAGAAATTGTTGCGGAGAATTTCACGTTGTTAGGTCGTAAATCAGATTTTGAGCCTACTGCTGCTGCTCCAGCACAAACACATGCTGAAAAAATAGAAAATAAGGAAATTGAGGTTGATTTTACAGAAAATGAAAACGATAGTGATCCGCTACCGTTTTAA